A genome region from Euphorbia lathyris chromosome 4, ddEupLath1.1, whole genome shotgun sequence includes the following:
- the LOC136227719 gene encoding small ribosomal subunit protein uS9-like, with the protein MAAAAAAPAPAATPNESVQCFGRKKTAVAVTYCKRGRGLIKINGCPIELVEPEILRFKAYEPILLLGRHRFAGVDMRIRVKGGGHTSQIYAIRQSIAKALVAYYQKFVDEQSKKEIKDILVRYDRTLLVADPRRCEPKKFGGRGARARFQKSYR; encoded by the coding sequence ATGGCAGCGGCAGCGGCAGCACCAGCACCAGCAGCAACTCCAAATGAATCCGTTCAATGTTTTGGCCGAAAGAAGACCGCCGTCGCTGTTACTTACTGCAAGCGAGGGAGAGGTCTGATCAAGATCAATGGCTGCCCAATTGAGCTGGTGGAGCCTGAGATCCTCCGTTTCAAGGCCTATGAACCCATCCTCCTACTCGGACGTCACCGTTTTGCCGGCGTTGACATGAGGATTCGCGTCAAGGGCGGTGGTCACACTTCTCAGATTTATGCTATTCGTCAGAGCATTGCGAAAGCTCTGGTGGCCTACTATCAGAAGTTTGTTGATGAACAAAGTAAGAAGGAGATCAAAGATATTCTGGTAAGGTATGATAGGACTTTGCTTGTGGCTGATCCTAGGCGCTGTGAGCCCAAGAAGTTCGGTGGTCGCGGTGCCCGTGCCAGGTTCCAAAAGAGTTATCGTTAA